In a genomic window of Curtobacterium flaccumfaciens pv. betae:
- the dnaN gene encoding DNA polymerase III subunit beta, protein MKFEVNRDVFSEAVSFAVKLLPQRTTLPILSGVLIHADGDRLTLSSFDYEVSAQTSISAQIDEPGTVLVSGRLLNDIASRLPNAPVSFTTEDAKISVSCGSAHFTLLSMPVEEYPTLPEIGPQTGVIPGDAFSEAVSQVAVAASRDDVTPVITGVQLEVGDNDLSLIATDRYRVAVRTIAWDSGRVGSDPLHALVPARTLQEVGRTFGSASTVSVSISGNSDRELIAFHADDKTVTSLLIKGNYPPVRRLFPETVNDHAVINTAELVEAVRRVSLVLEREAALRFSFTVDGLTLEAIGSEQAQASESISALLTGEETVVSLKPAFLLDGLNAVHSEFVRISFTKTENPNKPGPVLITGQTSQEAAATDGYRYLLQPNLLLR, encoded by the coding sequence GTGAAGTTCGAGGTCAACCGGGACGTCTTCTCCGAAGCCGTCTCCTTCGCAGTGAAGCTCCTCCCGCAGCGCACGACCCTCCCGATCCTCTCGGGCGTCCTGATCCACGCCGACGGAGATCGTCTGACGCTCTCGTCGTTCGACTACGAGGTGTCGGCGCAGACGTCCATCTCGGCCCAGATCGACGAGCCGGGCACGGTCCTGGTCTCCGGTCGACTGCTGAACGACATCGCGAGCCGGCTGCCGAACGCCCCCGTGTCGTTCACCACCGAGGACGCCAAGATCTCCGTCTCCTGCGGCTCGGCGCACTTCACGTTGCTGTCCATGCCGGTCGAGGAGTACCCGACGCTGCCGGAGATCGGGCCGCAGACCGGTGTGATCCCCGGCGACGCGTTCTCCGAAGCGGTGTCCCAGGTCGCCGTCGCCGCCAGCCGCGACGACGTGACCCCCGTCATCACGGGCGTGCAGCTCGAGGTCGGCGACAACGACCTCTCCCTCATCGCCACGGACCGCTACCGTGTCGCCGTCCGCACCATCGCGTGGGACTCCGGCCGAGTCGGCTCGGACCCCCTGCACGCACTGGTCCCGGCCCGCACCCTGCAGGAGGTCGGCCGCACGTTCGGTTCGGCGTCCACGGTGTCGGTCTCGATCAGTGGCAACTCCGACCGCGAGCTCATCGCGTTCCACGCCGACGACAAGACCGTGACGTCGTTGCTCATCAAGGGCAACTACCCGCCGGTCCGTCGGCTCTTCCCCGAGACCGTCAACGACCACGCGGTGATCAACACCGCGGAGCTCGTCGAGGCGGTCCGACGGGTCTCCCTCGTCCTGGAGCGCGAAGCGGCGCTCCGGTTCTCCTTCACGGTCGACGGGCTCACGCTCGAGGCGATCGGATCCGAACAAGCGCAGGCGTCAGAGTCGATCAGTGCGTTGTTGACCGGCGAGGAAACGGTGGTCTCGTTGAAGCCCGCCTTCCTCCTGGACGGACTGAACGCGGTGCACTCCGAGTTCGTCCGCATCTCCTTCACCAAGACGGAGAACCCCAACAAGCCGGGCCCGGTGCTGATCACCGGCCAGACTTCGCAAGAGGCCGCAGCGACCGATGGATACCGGTACCTGCTGCAGCCGAACCTGCTGCTGCGATAG
- the recF gene encoding DNA replication/repair protein RecF (All proteins in this family for which functions are known are DNA-binding proteins that assist the filamentation of RecA onto DNA for the initiation of recombination or recombinational repair.), whose amino-acid sequence MHVDHLQLTDFRNYREADVDLARGPNLFVGRNGQGKTNLVEAIGYLSTLGSHRVPTDAALVRQGCDAAIVRARLAHEERSILAEVQINRTGANRAQVNRSAIKPRELPRYCTSVLFAPEDLALVRGEPAGRRRMLDELLGQIAPRMQGVLADYDRTLRQRNTLLKSARATGAKANALSTLDVWDDRLVGLGAEIVAARDHLTRRLAPFVAEAYATVAGEHHDASITGVLSIRGGDPESAAATDPVLGTPDEPVTVASAAEAFAAALERRRRDELDRGLTLVGPHRDDVLFQLNGLPARGYASHGESWSFALAIQLASASILRAESNLGDPIIILDDVFAELDESRRERLANAVADYEQVLITAAVFGDVPPKLAAHTVRIEAGTIVTDEADAIRASSPATDPTDATDATGTTDPTDPTDAADPTDATGTPDPTPAEADA is encoded by the coding sequence GTGCACGTCGACCATCTCCAACTGACCGACTTCCGGAACTACCGGGAGGCGGACGTCGACCTCGCACGCGGGCCGAACCTGTTCGTCGGGCGCAACGGACAGGGCAAGACCAACCTGGTCGAGGCGATCGGGTACCTCTCCACGCTCGGCTCGCACCGCGTCCCCACCGACGCGGCCCTCGTCCGTCAGGGATGCGACGCCGCGATCGTCCGTGCAAGGCTCGCCCACGAGGAACGCAGCATCCTCGCCGAGGTGCAGATCAACCGCACCGGCGCGAACCGTGCGCAGGTGAACCGCTCCGCGATCAAGCCGCGCGAGCTGCCGCGCTACTGCACGAGCGTGCTCTTCGCGCCGGAGGACCTGGCGCTCGTCCGAGGCGAGCCGGCCGGTCGGCGCCGGATGCTCGACGAGCTGCTCGGCCAGATCGCGCCTCGGATGCAGGGCGTGCTCGCCGACTACGACCGCACGCTCCGCCAGCGGAACACCCTGCTCAAGTCAGCCCGTGCCACCGGCGCGAAGGCGAACGCCCTGTCGACGCTCGACGTCTGGGACGACCGGCTCGTCGGACTCGGCGCCGAGATCGTCGCGGCCCGTGACCACCTGACCCGGCGGCTCGCACCCTTCGTGGCCGAGGCCTACGCGACCGTCGCCGGCGAGCACCACGACGCCTCGATCACCGGTGTCCTGTCGATCCGCGGTGGCGACCCCGAGTCGGCGGCGGCCACCGATCCCGTCCTCGGGACCCCCGACGAGCCCGTCACGGTCGCGTCGGCGGCCGAGGCCTTCGCCGCCGCGCTCGAGCGACGTCGCCGGGACGAACTCGATCGCGGGCTCACCCTCGTCGGACCGCACCGGGACGACGTTCTGTTCCAGCTCAACGGGTTACCGGCACGGGGGTACGCCAGCCACGGCGAATCCTGGTCCTTCGCGCTGGCCATCCAGCTCGCGAGCGCCTCGATCCTGCGTGCGGAGTCGAACCTCGGCGACCCGATCATCATCCTCGACGACGTCTTCGCCGAGCTCGACGAATCGCGTCGGGAGCGACTGGCGAACGCCGTCGCCGACTACGAGCAGGTGCTCATCACGGCCGCGGTGTTCGGCGACGTGCCCCCGAAGCTGGCGGCGCACACCGTGCGGATCGAGGCGGGCACGATCGTGACCGACGAGGCGGACGCGATCCGGGCCTCCAGTCCGGCGACGGACCCGACGGACGCCACGGACGCCACCGGCACAACGGACCCGACAGACCCGACGGACGCCGCCGACCCGACGGACGCCACCGGCACCCCCGACCCGACCCCCGCCGAAGCCGACGCCTGA
- a CDS encoding DUF721 domain-containing protein, which yields MPKPRKPTEPSQVYRHLRAVFGDPSKRGTDARRRRAREFDADTVPYGRGREPKGLADIVGSLAQELGWTEPLARSELFVDWPSVVGEELAKHSRPVTIEDGALVIRCDSTAWATQLRLMRATVTTTIAERHPEAGVESIRVSGPDAPTWKRGPRTVQGRGPRDTYG from the coding sequence ATGCCGAAGCCCCGCAAGCCCACCGAGCCCTCGCAGGTGTACCGACACCTGCGCGCGGTGTTCGGCGACCCGTCCAAGCGCGGCACCGATGCCCGCCGCCGCCGTGCCCGCGAGTTCGACGCCGACACCGTGCCGTACGGGCGCGGCCGCGAGCCGAAGGGCCTCGCCGACATCGTCGGTTCGCTCGCCCAGGAGCTGGGCTGGACGGAACCCCTCGCCCGTTCCGAGCTCTTCGTGGACTGGCCGAGCGTGGTCGGCGAGGAGCTGGCGAAGCACTCCCGACCGGTCACCATCGAGGACGGCGCCCTGGTCATCCGGTGCGACTCGACGGCCTGGGCGACCCAGCTCCGACTCATGCGTGCGACGGTCACGACGACCATCGCGGAACGGCACCCAGAAGCCGGCGTCGAGTCGATCAGGGTTTCCGGCCCGGACGCCCCCACGTGGAAACGCGGCCCCAGGACGGTCCAGGGGCGCGGTCCTCGCGACACCTACGGTTGA
- the gyrB gene encoding DNA topoisomerase (ATP-hydrolyzing) subunit B produces the protein MAAESEDDRQNPLGAETPQSEPSYGADQIQVLEGLEAVRKRPGMYIGSTGPRGLHHLVQEIVDNSVDEALAGYCDTIDVSIREDGGVRVVDNGRGIPVDVHAAEGVSTLQVVLTVLHAGGKFGGGGYAVSGGLHGVGSSVVNALSSELDVEVRRQGHVWRQSYTDGVPVAPVSQDEATDETGTTITFWPNAEIFESVVFDYETLRTRFQQMAFLNKGLRINLRDERTPEEGEEARNDTFMYERGLADYVEYINAQKKADLVHPDVIGFESEDPDRKIALEVAMQWNTSYQESVHTFANTINTHEGGTHEEGFRAALTTLVNRYARETKIIKEKDDNLTGDDIREGLTAVISVKLGEPQFEGQTKTKLGNTEAKSFVQRVVGTELTHWFESNPTQARDVVRKAIQASQARLAARKARETTRRKGLLESGGMPGKLKDCQSKDPTVSEIFMVEGDSAGGSAVQGRNPMTQAILPLRGKILNVEKARLDRALANQEIQSMITAFGAGIGEDFDPDKARYHKIVLMADADVDGQHITTLLLTLLFRYMRPLIEHGYVYLAQPPLYRLKWSNSAHEYVFSDRERDALMQAGLAAGKRIPKDNGIQRYKGLGEMDYKELWDTTMNPDTRTLLQVTLEDAAAVDSVFSTLMGEDVDARRQFIQQNAKDVRFLDI, from the coding sequence ATGGCAGCAGAATCTGAAGACGACCGGCAGAACCCGCTCGGCGCGGAGACCCCGCAGAGCGAACCGTCCTACGGCGCAGACCAGATTCAGGTGCTCGAAGGGCTCGAGGCCGTCCGCAAGCGCCCCGGTATGTACATCGGTTCGACGGGCCCCCGTGGTCTGCACCACCTGGTCCAGGAGATCGTCGACAACTCCGTCGACGAAGCCCTCGCCGGCTACTGCGACACCATCGACGTGAGCATCCGTGAAGACGGTGGCGTCCGCGTCGTCGACAACGGCCGTGGCATCCCGGTCGACGTCCACGCGGCCGAAGGGGTCTCGACCCTGCAGGTCGTCCTCACCGTCCTGCACGCCGGCGGCAAGTTCGGCGGTGGCGGCTACGCCGTCTCCGGTGGTCTGCACGGCGTCGGTTCGTCCGTCGTGAACGCGCTGAGCTCCGAGCTCGACGTCGAGGTCCGTCGGCAGGGCCACGTCTGGCGCCAGAGCTACACCGACGGTGTCCCCGTCGCGCCCGTCTCCCAGGACGAAGCGACGGACGAGACCGGCACGACGATCACGTTCTGGCCGAACGCCGAGATCTTCGAGTCCGTCGTCTTCGACTACGAGACCCTGCGCACCCGGTTCCAGCAGATGGCCTTCCTCAACAAGGGCCTGCGGATCAACCTGCGCGACGAGCGCACCCCGGAAGAAGGGGAAGAGGCGCGCAACGACACGTTCATGTACGAGCGCGGTCTCGCCGACTACGTCGAGTACATCAACGCGCAGAAGAAGGCCGACCTCGTCCACCCGGACGTCATCGGCTTCGAGTCCGAGGACCCGGACCGCAAGATCGCGCTCGAGGTCGCGATGCAGTGGAACACCTCGTACCAGGAGAGCGTCCACACCTTCGCGAACACGATCAACACGCACGAGGGCGGCACCCACGAAGAGGGCTTCCGCGCTGCACTGACGACCCTCGTCAACCGCTACGCGCGCGAGACGAAGATCATCAAGGAGAAGGACGACAACCTCACGGGTGACGACATCCGCGAGGGGCTGACGGCCGTCATCTCCGTGAAGCTCGGCGAGCCGCAGTTCGAGGGCCAGACGAAGACCAAGCTCGGCAACACCGAGGCGAAGTCGTTCGTGCAGCGCGTCGTCGGCACCGAGCTGACCCACTGGTTCGAGAGCAACCCGACGCAGGCGCGCGACGTCGTCCGCAAGGCCATCCAGGCGTCGCAGGCACGTCTGGCCGCCCGCAAGGCGCGCGAGACCACCCGCCGCAAGGGGCTGCTCGAGTCGGGCGGCATGCCCGGCAAGCTCAAGGACTGCCAGTCGAAGGACCCGACGGTGTCGGAGATCTTCATGGTCGAGGGTGACTCCGCCGGTGGTTCCGCCGTGCAGGGCCGCAACCCGATGACCCAGGCGATCCTGCCCCTGCGCGGCAAGATCCTGAACGTCGAGAAGGCCCGGCTCGACCGCGCCCTCGCCAACCAGGAGATCCAGTCGATGATCACGGCGTTCGGTGCCGGCATCGGTGAGGACTTCGACCCGGACAAGGCCCGGTACCACAAGATCGTGCTGATGGCCGATGCCGACGTCGATGGCCAGCACATCACCACGCTGCTGCTCACGCTGCTGTTCCGCTACATGCGTCCGCTCATCGAGCACGGCTACGTGTACCTCGCGCAGCCGCCGCTGTACCGCCTGAAGTGGTCGAACTCGGCCCACGAGTACGTCTTCAGCGACCGGGAGCGCGACGCCCTGATGCAGGCGGGCCTCGCAGCCGGCAAGCGCATCCCGAAGGACAACGGGATCCAGCGCTACAAGGGCCTCGGCGAGATGGACTACAAGGAGCTCTGGGACACCACGATGAACCCGGACACCCGCACGCTCCTGCAGGTCACGCTGGAGGACGCGGCTGCGGTGGACAGCGTCTTCTCGACGCTGATGGGTGAGGACGTCGACGCACGTCGCCAGTTCATCCAGCAGAACGCCAAGGACGTCCGCTTCCTCGACATCTAA
- the dnaA gene encoding chromosomal replication initiator protein DnaA, with protein MTMPADPVEDLWSSVLGLLAEDPRITPQLHGFLNLVEPKGVLAGTLYLEVPNDLTRGMLEQRIRIPITEAVARIGDDSVANFAITVNPDMASEPRVDPNVPEYAEPVQEAVEQSAAPRQYIEAPFVPSQIDSPGTSGRPESRLNPKYNFDNFVIGSSNRFAHAAAVAVAEAPAKAYNPLFIYGDSGLGKTHLLHAIGHYAESLYPGIRVRYVSSEEFTNDFINSIANNRSNQFQQRYRDIDILLIDDIQFLQGKDSTQEAFFHTFNTLHDHNKQVVITSDVAPKHLTGFEDRMRSRFEWGLITDVQAPELETRIAILRKKAQSDHLQVPDDILEFMASKVSSNIRELEGTLIRVTAFASLNRTAVDMALVQTVLKDLITLDEDNVVAPTDIINHTAEYFKLSVDDLYGSSRSQAIATARQIAMYLCRELTSLSLPKIGQLFGNRDHTTVMYANKKITELMKERRSIYNQVTELTSRIKQDRRYR; from the coding sequence ATGACGATGCCGGCCGACCCCGTCGAGGACCTCTGGTCATCCGTACTCGGACTCCTCGCCGAGGACCCCCGCATCACGCCGCAGCTCCACGGGTTCCTGAACCTCGTCGAGCCGAAGGGCGTGCTCGCCGGCACCCTGTACCTCGAGGTACCGAACGACCTGACCCGGGGCATGCTCGAACAGCGCATCCGCATCCCGATCACCGAGGCGGTCGCGCGCATCGGTGACGACTCGGTCGCGAACTTCGCGATCACGGTCAACCCCGACATGGCCTCGGAGCCGCGGGTGGACCCGAACGTCCCCGAGTACGCCGAGCCCGTGCAGGAAGCCGTCGAGCAGAGTGCCGCGCCGCGCCAGTACATCGAGGCGCCGTTCGTGCCGAGCCAGATCGACTCTCCCGGCACCAGCGGGCGCCCCGAGTCGCGGCTCAACCCCAAGTACAACTTCGACAACTTCGTCATCGGGTCGTCGAACCGGTTCGCCCACGCCGCAGCGGTCGCCGTCGCCGAGGCACCGGCCAAGGCCTACAACCCGCTCTTCATCTACGGGGACTCCGGGCTGGGCAAGACCCACCTGCTCCACGCCATCGGGCACTACGCCGAGAGCCTCTACCCGGGGATCCGCGTCCGGTACGTGTCGAGCGAGGAGTTCACCAACGACTTCATCAACTCGATCGCGAACAACCGCTCGAACCAGTTCCAGCAGCGGTACCGCGACATCGACATCCTGCTGATCGACGACATCCAGTTCCTGCAGGGGAAGGACTCCACGCAGGAGGCCTTCTTCCACACGTTCAACACGCTGCACGACCACAACAAGCAGGTCGTCATCACGTCCGACGTCGCGCCGAAGCACCTGACCGGGTTCGAGGACCGGATGCGATCGCGCTTCGAGTGGGGCCTGATCACCGACGTGCAGGCACCCGAGCTCGAGACGCGCATCGCGATCCTCCGCAAGAAGGCACAGTCCGACCACCTGCAGGTGCCCGACGACATCCTCGAGTTCATGGCGTCGAAGGTGTCGAGCAACATCCGCGAGCTCGAGGGCACCCTGATCCGGGTCACCGCGTTCGCGAGCCTGAACCGGACGGCCGTGGACATGGCCCTGGTGCAGACGGTCCTCAAGGACCTGATCACCCTCGACGAGGACAACGTCGTCGCGCCGACGGACATCATCAACCACACCGCGGAGTACTTCAAGCTCTCCGTCGACGACCTGTACGGGTCGTCCCGCTCCCAGGCGATCGCCACCGCACGACAGATCGCGATGTACCTGTGCCGCGAGCTGACGAGCCTGTCCCTGCCCAAGATCGGGCAGCTGTTCGGCAACCGCGACCACACCACCGTGATGTACGCGAACAAGAAGATCACCGAGCTGATGAAGGAGCGTCGGTCGATCTACAACCAGGTCACCGAGCTCACCAGCCGCATCAAGCAGGACCGCCGCTACCGCTGA
- the gyrA gene encoding DNA gyrase subunit A encodes MADDNENGADELPEIVHGDSGDIVVSGDRISQVDLQLEMQRSYLDYAMSVIVGRALPEVRDGLKPVHRRVIYAMFDGGYRPDRAFSKCSRVVGDVMGQFHPHGDSAIYDALVRLVQPWSLRYPLALGQGNFGSPGNDGAAAPRYTETKMAPLALEMVRDIDEDTVDFQDNYDGRTQEPAILPARFPNLLVNGSVGIAVGMATNIPPHNLREVAEGAKWALDNPDATREELLAALMQRIKGPDFPTGAQVLGTKGIQDAYRTGRGSITMRAVVSVEEIQGRTCLVVTELPYQVNPDNLAIKIAELVKDGKLAGVADIRDETSGRTGQRLVIVLKRDAVAKVVLNNLYKHTQLQENFGANMLAIVDGVPRTLPLDGFISAWVAHQVDVIVRRTQFRLREAEKRAHILRGYLAALDALDEVIALIRRSPDVEEARTGLMDLLSVDEIQARAILELQLRRLAALERQKIHDEAEELERKIADFQDILGSESRQRSIIRDELSEIVDRFGDDRRTEIMFGYDGDMSMEDLIPEEEMVVTITRGGYVKRTRSDQYRSQHRGGRGVRGAQLRADDIVEHFFVTTTHHWLLFLTDQGRVYRAKAYELQEAGRDAKGQHVANLLAMQPDEQIQQVLDIRDYEVAQYLVLATEHGLVKKTALTEYDTNRTGGIIAINLRDGDKLRQALLVDEHDDLLLVSRQGMSLRFTATNDTLRPMGRSTSGVKGMSFRDGDSLLAARVVSDDGYVWVMTEGGYAKRTAVDQYRVQGRGGLGIKVAKLAVDRGDLVGALIVGEDDEVLVVLQSGKVVRSAVAEVPAKGRDTMGVVFARFAENDRIIAVARNTERNLDDQDDAEIEPAGPVETVSPAEAAPDSTDPIDTEPVADEAGEDQSSNE; translated from the coding sequence ATGGCTGACGACAACGAGAACGGCGCCGACGAGCTGCCCGAGATCGTCCACGGCGACAGCGGGGACATCGTCGTCTCCGGTGACCGCATCTCGCAGGTCGACCTGCAGCTCGAGATGCAGCGCTCGTACCTCGACTACGCGATGTCGGTCATCGTCGGTCGTGCCCTGCCGGAGGTCCGCGACGGCCTCAAGCCGGTGCACCGCCGTGTGATCTACGCGATGTTCGACGGCGGCTACCGCCCGGACCGTGCGTTCTCGAAGTGCTCCCGCGTCGTCGGTGACGTCATGGGTCAGTTCCACCCGCACGGTGACTCGGCGATCTACGACGCCCTCGTCCGCCTGGTGCAGCCGTGGTCGCTCCGGTACCCGCTCGCGCTCGGCCAGGGCAACTTCGGTTCGCCGGGCAACGACGGTGCCGCCGCCCCGCGGTACACCGAGACGAAGATGGCGCCGCTCGCGCTCGAGATGGTCCGCGACATCGACGAGGACACCGTCGACTTCCAGGACAACTACGACGGCCGCACCCAGGAGCCGGCGATCCTGCCGGCCCGGTTCCCGAACCTGCTCGTCAACGGCTCGGTCGGCATCGCGGTCGGCATGGCCACGAACATCCCGCCGCACAACCTGCGCGAGGTCGCCGAGGGTGCCAAGTGGGCGCTCGACAACCCCGATGCCACCCGCGAAGAGCTGCTCGCCGCGCTCATGCAGCGCATCAAGGGCCCGGACTTCCCGACCGGTGCGCAGGTGCTCGGCACGAAGGGCATCCAGGACGCCTACCGAACCGGCCGTGGCTCGATCACGATGCGGGCCGTCGTCTCGGTGGAGGAGATCCAGGGTCGCACCTGCCTCGTCGTCACCGAGCTGCCGTACCAGGTCAACCCGGACAACCTGGCGATCAAGATCGCCGAGCTGGTCAAGGACGGCAAGCTCGCCGGTGTCGCCGACATCCGTGACGAGACCTCCGGTCGCACCGGGCAGCGCCTGGTGATCGTGCTGAAGCGCGACGCCGTTGCCAAGGTCGTGCTGAACAACCTGTACAAGCACACCCAGCTGCAGGAGAACTTCGGCGCGAACATGCTCGCGATCGTCGACGGGGTGCCCCGCACCCTGCCGCTCGACGGCTTCATCTCGGCGTGGGTCGCGCACCAGGTCGACGTCATCGTCCGCCGCACGCAGTTCCGTCTGCGCGAGGCCGAGAAGCGCGCCCACATCCTGCGCGGCTACCTGGCCGCGCTCGACGCCCTCGACGAGGTCATCGCGCTCATCCGTCGCTCGCCCGACGTCGAAGAGGCCCGCACCGGCCTGATGGACCTGCTGTCCGTCGACGAGATCCAGGCGCGCGCGATCCTCGAGCTGCAGCTCCGTCGTCTCGCCGCCCTCGAGCGTCAGAAGATCCACGACGAGGCCGAAGAGCTCGAGCGCAAGATCGCCGACTTCCAGGACATCCTCGGGTCGGAGAGCCGTCAGCGCTCGATCATCCGCGACGAGCTGAGCGAGATCGTCGACCGCTTCGGCGACGACCGCCGTACCGAGATCATGTTCGGCTACGACGGCGACATGTCGATGGAAGACCTGATCCCCGAAGAGGAGATGGTCGTCACCATCACCCGCGGTGGCTACGTCAAGCGCACGCGCAGCGACCAGTACCGCTCGCAGCACCGCGGTGGCCGAGGTGTCCGTGGCGCCCAGCTCCGCGCGGACGACATCGTCGAGCACTTCTTCGTCACGACGACGCACCACTGGCTCCTGTTCCTCACCGATCAGGGCCGGGTCTACCGCGCGAAGGCGTACGAGCTGCAGGAAGCCGGCCGCGACGCGAAGGGCCAGCACGTCGCGAACCTCCTCGCGATGCAGCCCGACGAGCAGATCCAGCAGGTGCTCGACATCCGCGACTACGAGGTCGCGCAGTACCTGGTCCTCGCGACCGAGCACGGCCTGGTGAAGAAGACCGCGCTCACCGAGTACGACACGAACCGCACCGGCGGCATCATCGCGATCAACCTGCGCGACGGCGACAAGCTCCGCCAGGCGCTGCTCGTCGACGAGCACGACGACCTGCTCCTGGTGTCCCGCCAGGGCATGTCGCTCCGGTTCACGGCGACGAACGACACCCTGCGTCCGATGGGTCGCTCGACCTCGGGCGTGAAGGGCATGTCCTTCCGCGACGGCGACTCGCTGCTCGCAGCCCGAGTCGTGTCCGACGACGGCTACGTCTGGGTGATGACCGAGGGTGGCTACGCCAAGCGCACCGCGGTCGACCAGTACCGCGTGCAGGGCCGTGGTGGTCTGGGCATCAAGGTGGCCAAGTTGGCGGTCGACCGAGGCGATCTTGTGGGCGCTCTCATCGTCGGCGAGGACGACGAGGTGCTCGTCGTGCTGCAATCGGGCAAGGTGGTAAGGTCTGCCGTGGCCGAGGTCCCTGCCAAGGGCCGTGACACGATGGGCGTCGTCTTCGCGAGGTTTGCGGAGAACGACCGGATCATCGCGGTGGCCCGGAACACCGAGCGGAACCTGGACGACCAGGACGACGCCGAGATCGAGCCCGCGGGCCCGGTGGAGACGGTCAGCCCTGCCGAAGCGGCCCCGGATTCCACTGATCCCATCGACACCGAGCCCGTCGCAGACGAGGCCGGAGAGGACCAGTCAAGCAATGAGTAG
- a CDS encoding DUF3566 domain-containing protein, whose product MSSVAEKLQKKAKRPVGTRQVRLRLVYVDFWSMVKLSFLIALAGSIVIVVATALVWVILNQTGVFTQVDALLKDVTGQNSYSIMDQFSLGQVLGFSIVVGILNVVVGTVLGAIVSVLYNLSVRITGGLLVGFTNN is encoded by the coding sequence ATGAGTAGTGTCGCCGAGAAGCTCCAGAAGAAGGCGAAGCGACCCGTCGGCACCCGCCAGGTGCGGTTGCGGCTGGTCTACGTCGACTTCTGGTCGATGGTGAAGCTCAGCTTCCTCATCGCCCTGGCCGGCAGCATCGTGATCGTGGTCGCCACGGCACTGGTGTGGGTCATCCTGAACCAGACGGGTGTGTTCACCCAGGTCGACGCCCTGTTGAAGGACGTCACCGGGCAGAACAGTTACTCGATCATGGACCAGTTCTCGCTGGGCCAGGTCCTCGGGTTCTCCATCGTCGTGGGCATCCTCAACGTGGTCGTCGGGACCGTGCTCGGCGCCATCGTGAGCGTGCTCTACAACCTCAGTGTGCGGATCACGGGCGGTCTGCTCGTGGGCTTCACGAACAACTGA
- the gnd gene encoding phosphogluconate dehydrogenase (NAD(+)-dependent, decarboxylating), which yields MHIGLVGLGRMGNNMRARLRNAGIEVTGYDANPAVSDVADLGALAAALPEGKRLVWVMVPHGKITDDVITDLAGVLGEGDLVIDGGNSKWLDDTTHAEQLGARGIRYMDVGVSGGVWGKDNGYGLMVGGDAADVEFAMPVFDALRPEGPREEGFSHAGPIGAGHYAKMVHNGIEYAIMQAYGEGYELLEAKDLITDVPAVFAGWQRGTVVRSWLLDLMVLALNEDPKLDELEGYVEDSGEGRWTLEEGIELAVPMPALSASIFARFVSRQGSASPTMKAVAALRNQFGGHAVKKS from the coding sequence ATGCACATCGGTCTTGTCGGCCTTGGTCGCATGGGCAACAACATGCGTGCCCGTCTCCGCAACGCAGGTATCGAGGTCACCGGGTACGACGCCAACCCCGCCGTCTCGGACGTCGCCGACCTCGGCGCCCTCGCCGCTGCCCTCCCGGAGGGCAAGCGTCTTGTGTGGGTCATGGTCCCGCACGGCAAGATCACCGACGACGTGATCACCGACCTGGCCGGCGTCCTCGGCGAGGGCGACCTGGTCATCGACGGTGGCAACTCGAAGTGGCTGGACGACACGACGCACGCCGAGCAGCTCGGTGCGCGCGGCATCCGCTACATGGACGTCGGCGTCTCCGGTGGCGTCTGGGGCAAGGACAACGGCTACGGCCTCATGGTCGGCGGTGACGCCGCGGACGTCGAGTTCGCGATGCCCGTGTTCGACGCCCTGCGTCCCGAGGGTCCCCGCGAAGAAGGCTTCTCGCACGCCGGCCCGATCGGCGCCGGCCACTACGCGAAGATGGTCCACAACGGCATCGAGTACGCGATCATGCAGGCGTACGGCGAGGGCTACGAGCTCCTCGAGGCCAAGGACCTGATCACCGACGTCCCCGCCGTGTTCGCCGGCTGGCAGCGTGGAACGGTCGTCCGTTCCTGGCTGCTGGACCTGATGGTGCTCGCGCTGAACGAGGACCCGAAGCTCGACGAGCTCGAGGGCTACGTCGAGGACTCGGGCGAGGGCCGCTGGACGCTGGAAGAGGGCATCGAGCTCGCCGTGCCGATGCCGGCGCTCTCGGCGTCGATCTTCGCGCGCTTCGTCTCGCGCCAGGGCAGCGCCTCGCCGACGATGAAGGCCGTCGCGGCGCTCCGCAACCAGTTCGGCGGTCACGCCGTCAAGAAGTCCTAG